The Gloeocapsa sp. DLM2.Bin57 genomic sequence TTATAATTTTTATCTTTACTTGTTTTTTTTTTTGTTGTTGTTTTTGTTTTTTTTTTTTTTTTGGGTTTGCTTTGGGGTTGGGGTTGGGGTTGGGGTTGGGGTCTATAATTAAGAGCTTGCCATACTTCTGCTGAGGTTTGATAACGATCTTTGACCGTATTTTGTAATAACTTATCGAGAACATAGGCAAGATTATCACTTACAGTTACTTTATCTTTCCATTGCCAACAACCTTCTACGGGATCATATAAGTCATCAGAGCCATCGGGTCTCGGTAAACATCCTGTAAGTAAACGCAATGCAGTAGCGGCTAGAGCGTACAAATCACTACAGGGAAAAACCACGCCTCGCATTTGTTCAGGAGGAGCATAGCCTACTGTTCCTGTGACAGTACCTACACTGGTTTGTACACTAGCGCTCAACTGTTTAGACACCCCGAAATCAATCATGACTAGAGAGCCATCTTTACGACGAATGATATTACTAGGTTTAACATCGCGATGGATAACATTACGACTATGGAGAAAGTGGAGAATAGGGAGAATTTCGTTAAATACTTGTCTAACTTCGTGTTCGGTAAATTTACCTCTTTGTTTTAATTCTTTGAATAAATCTTGACCATCAACAAATTCTTGAATCAGATAGAATCGGCCTTCGTGAGCGAAAAAAGCTTCTAAGTCTGGTATGTTAGGGTGTTTCCCCAAATCTCGTAAACAGATAGCTTCTTGTTTAAATAACTGAATTAATTTTTCTAAATCAGCGCTATTTTGGGTTATAGGTAAAAACTGTTTAATTACACAGAGGGTGTTTAATCTATGTTCATCAACAGCTAAAAAAGTCCTCCCCATTCCACCTTTACCTAATGCTGAAACAGGGCGATAGCGATCGCCTAGCAATAACTTTGAGCCGCATTTTTGGCAGGTTGTTGCATTAGAGGGATTCTCGGCTAAACAATCGGGATTAAGACATTGACTGGTTTCCAACTCTGTTGCTCCTTTAATTTATAACACTTCTCCAATTTCAATTACGAGAGTGTACTTATAGTAGTTGGTAAAGATTTTTCCCTACTATCATCATATCAATAACTTTGAGTCTTTGGATCAACTGATCTATTTATGCACAACTACAGTTACAATTATAATTAAGAAAGTTGAAAGCCCTAGTATGACATCTCAACCTAGTATAATCGCTCTTATTCCAGCTAGAGCAGGTTCTAAAAGAGTTCCAGGTAAAAATATTCGCCCTTTAGCTGGACATCCTCTCATCGCTTATACCATTGCTGCTGCTCTCAAGAGCGGTATTTTTGAGCGAGTAATCGTTTCTACTGATTCTGAAGTCATTAGTAAAATTGCCCAAGACTACGGTGGGGAAGTTCCCTGTTTACGTAGTTCTGTCTTTGCTATGGACAACTCACCAGATATTGACTGGATTAGGGAAATATTAACAAAGCTCAAAAAACAGGGAGAAGTTTACGACTGTTACTCCATTTTAAGACCTACTAGCCCATTTCGTCAATATACGACGATTCAACGAGCTTGGGAAGTATTTTTAAGACAAAAAGACATAGATTCTTTACGAGCAGTAGAAAAATGTCAACAACATCCTGGTAAAATGTGGGTACGTCAGGGAGATTTAATTGAACCATTATTAACAGGCAATGAACCTAGTTTAGCTTCACAATCAATCAATTTAACTACTCCTTGGCATAGTAGTCCTTATCAAGCCTTACCTGAAGTTTATAGCCAAAACGCTAGTTTAGAGATCGCTTGGTGTCGGGTAGTTTGGGAAACCGATTCCATCGCGGGAACAAAGATTGTCCCTTTTTTTACCGAGGGATTCGAGGGTTTAGACATCAATGATGCTAAGGATTGGTGGTACGCTGAATATCTACTACAACAGGGGGAAGGGGTTTTACCCTCTTTATCCCTATGAGTCAAGAGCGTATTTATTGGTTAGCTTGGTCACAAATTCCCGGGATTAACTCTAATGTCTTAGAGAAATTCTTAGAGTATTACGGAACTCTGCAAGAAGCCTGGTTAGCTGATGTAGCAGAATTAAAGGCGATCGCTCCTTTGCGCAGTAATGTAGTAGAAGCGATCGCCGGAACACGCTCTCAATTAAATCCCGAGAAGTTTTTACAAGAACATTTGCGCCAAAATCCCCATTTTTGGACTCCCGCTGATCCTGATTATCCGAGGTTATTATTAGAAACCCCAGGAATCCCCCCAGTGATTTATTATCGAGGTGAAGTCAACCCCGAAGAAAACCAAGGGATAGTACCTGTAATGGCGATCGTGGGGACGAGAAAAGCTACAGAACATGGTTGTCGTTGGGCCCGTCAACTGAGTAGTTATCTAGCTCAATACGGTTTTACTATTGTGGGGGGGATGGCTAAAGGAATTGAAACCTTAGCTCATGAAGCTTGTCTAGCTGTCAAAGGAAGGACAATCGCGGTTTTAGCCACAGGAGTTGATGTCATTTACCCCCAACAACAACAGCTAATTTATCAGCAAATTCTCAGCCATGGAGGTTTAATACTGAGTGAATATCCCGCCGGGTCAAATCCTGATAGCAATCGTTTTCGGGCGCGTAATCGCTTAATCGCGGCACTTTCTCGGGGAGTCTTAGTCATAGAAGCACCAGAGCAATCAGGTTGTTTAATTACCGCGCGTCACGCTAACGAGTTTGGACGTGATGTTTATGTATTGCCCAACTCTCCAGAAGTACCTCAAGCAAGAGGTTGTTTACGTCTGTTAAATCAGGGAGCTAATTTAATTCTTTCAGCCGAAGAGTTATTATTACAATTAGGTTCAGTACCCCAAGTTGATCCTCTTCCTCAATCTAGACCTGATTTAACCCCAGATTTAGCGCAAGTCTTTCAAGTGGTGCAAACTGAACCTACCTCTTTTGAGGCGATCGTCACAGGAAGTAATTTACCCTCTGGTTTAGTAGCGGGAGCATTATTAGAATTAGAGTTATTAGGTTTAGTCTCCCAATTACCAGGAATGATGTATAAAAAAAGTGCAACTTAGGGGTTAGGTTTTAGGTCTTAGGAGATATTGTTTATATAGATAATACTACTTGTGCCTGAATGCCTTTTGCCTTACCGTTAGTTTTCAGGTAATTTTGGGAATACTAAGAGAAATAGGATTTTCGCACTCTCAACATAATCATAAGGTTTTGAGATTGCTTCGCTAACCCTCGCAATGATCAAAATAGTTATTTAGAAAATTTGGCAACCAAAAAGCCCCGAAGATATGATCTATAAGCCCCAATACCAAACAGTGCAGAATCTAGCACAATTAAAACCCGAACTAATTATTAGAGGTTCTTTGTTCCCTGAACCTGTTTCTATTATTACTGTAGTAGAAATTGGCGATAACAATTGTAAATTAATTGTCCAAGGATTAGATACCAACAAAGTTTATCAACCCATTGTAACCACTGCCCAAATAGAAGAGTTACAAATTGAGCTTGATACAGAGCCTTTTGACGGAGACTCTAGACTATTTCGTCTTGGGGTTGAAGCTATGCGTTGGAGTTTAGCCCATGAATATGACCCCTATTTTTCCTTAGCTATGTCAAGGGTTGATCCTCTTCCCCATCAGTTAGAGGCAGTATATGAGTATTTTATAAAGTTACCTAGAATTCGTTTTCTGCTTGCCGATGATCCAGGAGCAGGTAAAACCATTATGGCGGGACTTTTGCTCAAAGAATTAAAAATCAGAGGTTTAGTTCGACGTGTTCTGATTCTTTCTCCTGCTAACCTAACATTTCAATGGCAAAGAGAGATGAAAGATAAATTTAGGGAAAACTTCGAGATCATTAGAGGAGATATCCTCAGGGCTAATTATGGTCAAAACCCTTGGCAAGATAAAAATCAGGTGGTTACTTCTATTTCTTGGGTATCAGTAATCAAAGACGCTAAAGAAAGCTTATTGCGCTCTCATTGGGACTTAATTATTGTAGATGAAGCACATAAAATGAGTGCTAACCCCAAAGATAAAACCTTAGCCTATCAATTAGGGGAAAAACTCTCAGAAATCACCGATCATTACCTATTAATGACAGCTACACCCCATAAAGGTGACCCTAAAAATTTCTGTCTGTTTCTCGAACTCCTCGATAGGGATGTTTATGGCGATATTAAAAGTCTAGAAGAAGCCATGAGCAGAAATGAAGCTCCCTTTTATCTACGTCGCACCAAAGAAGCTTTAATGACTTTTCCCGATTCCGAGACAGGAGAAGTAAAAAAACTATTTACCAATCGTCGAGTCGAAACCATCGCCTTTCAAATAGACTCAGAAGAAGGGATGTTATACCGTGAATTAACCGACTATGTCGAAGATCAGTCTATCAAAGCTTTACAAGAAGACTCAATTAAAGGTAGAGTATTAGGCTTTACCATGGCAATGCTGCAACGTCGTTTTGCCTCTAGTATATACGCTGTACGTTGTTCTCTAGAGCGCATGAAAAACAAGAGAGAGAAGATTTTAGCAGATCCTCAAGCCTACCGTAAGGAGCAGATAGCCAAAAAAATACCAGATGATTTCGATGAAATGACAGAAATCGAACAAGAAAAAATTCTTGGTGATTTAGAAAATATAGTTGCTTCTATTAATCCTCAAGACTTGCGATATGAAATCAGACAGCTACAAGAATTGATCCATTCGGCTTTAGAATTAGAAAAACGAGAGATTGAAAGTAAACTAGTCAAACTCAAAGAAGTAATTACTCAAGAAGGTATTTTTCAAGATACCAAAATGAAATTACTAATTTTTACTGAACATAAAGACACTCTTGACTATTTAGTAGGGAAATTAAGAGAATGGGGATTAATGGTTACCCAAATTCATGGAGGTATGAAGATTGGGGATAGAGATACTCCCGGAACAAGGATTTATGCAGAAAAAGAATTTAGAGAAGACTGTCAAATATTAGTAGCCACAGAAGCAGCAGGAGAAGGTATCAATCTACAATTTTGTTGGTTAATGATTAATTATGATATTCCTTGGAATCCCATTAGATTAGAGCAACGTATGGGGAGAATTCACCGTTATGGACAAGAAAAAGACTGCTTAATCTTTAATTTTGTCGCTAACAATACTCGTGAAGGAAGAGTACTCGATAAGTTATTGGAAAGAATTAAAAACATAGAAGCAGATTTAGATCCAGAAAAAACAGGTAAAGTATTTAATGTCCTAGGTGATATCTTTCCTTCCAATCAATTAGAAAAAATGTTGAGGGAAATGTATGTTAGAAATTTAACCGAACAAGCGATCGTAGAGCGTATTGTTAAATCCGTCGATATTGAGCAATTTCGCAGAATTACTAGTTCCGCTTTAGAAGGATTAGCCAAGCGTGATTGTAACTTAATCAAACAACTTGATAAACATATTGAGATGAAAGAGCGTAAACTTGCTCCTGAAAGTATCGAAGAATTTTTCCTAGCTGCTGCACCATTGGTAGGTATTTTTCCTAAACAAATTGGTAAAGACTCTCATATATTCCGTATCGGTAAACTTCCTCGCTCTCTTTGGTCAATAGGCGATAAACTAGAATCAAGATTCGGTAAACTTGGTCGAGAATATAAAGAAGTAGTCTTTAATCGAGACCTTCTCAAAGACAATCCAACCCTAGAATGGGTAACACCTGGTCATCCTCTCTTTGAAACCGTTAGAGAAGCAATAGAAGCTAAATCACAAGACAATTTAAGAGCCGGTGCAATCTTTTATGACTTATATCGTTGCCAACCAGTAATGCTTGATATTTTCTCAGGTAGTATTAACGACGGTCGAGGTAATGTAATTCATAAGAGACTTTTCATAACAGAAAGTGATTTACAGGGCAATATTACCCTCAGACAACCAACCATATTCTTAGACTTAATCCCCACCGACGATCAAAAGATAGAGCCATTAGATACTAGTAATTTACCAGCTAAACAGCAATTAGAGCAAAAACTAATCACAGAAGCCTTACAACCTCTTTTAGCAGAAGTAAAAGCCGAAAAACTCCAAGAAATTAACACCATTACCAGACATATAGAAATTAGTCTTAACACCATTATCGATAGAGAAAATCATAAGTTAGTGGAGTTACTAGAAAAAAAAGAATCAAACTCAACCGAAGTAGGTCTCGATGGTAGAATTAAACAAGCAGATGACAGACTATCTGAATTAAATCATCGCCTAGAAAGTCGGTTACAAGAATTGCAACAAGAGCAAACCTGTACAATTGCTGATATTCGTCACTACGGTAGAGCATGGGTATTACCACACCCC encodes the following:
- a CDS encoding serine/threonine protein kinase, encoding METSQCLNPDCLAENPSNATTCQKCGSKLLLGDRYRPVSALGKGGMGRTFLAVDEHRLNTLCVIKQFLPITQNSADLEKLIQLFKQEAICLRDLGKHPNIPDLEAFFAHEGRFYLIQEFVDGQDLFKELKQRGKFTEHEVRQVFNEILPILHFLHSRNVIHRDVKPSNIIRRKDGSLVMIDFGVSKQLSASVQTSVGTVTGTVGYAPPEQMRGVVFPCSDLYALAATALRLLTGCLPRPDGSDDLYDPVEGCWQWKDKVTVSDNLAYVLDKLLQNTVKDRYQTSAEVWQALNYRPQPQPQPQPQSKPKKKKKTKTTTKKKTSKDKNY
- a CDS encoding acylneuraminate cytidylyltransferase family protein; translation: MTSQPSIIALIPARAGSKRVPGKNIRPLAGHPLIAYTIAAALKSGIFERVIVSTDSEVISKIAQDYGGEVPCLRSSVFAMDNSPDIDWIREILTKLKKQGEVYDCYSILRPTSPFRQYTTIQRAWEVFLRQKDIDSLRAVEKCQQHPGKMWVRQGDLIEPLLTGNEPSLASQSINLTTPWHSSPYQALPEVYSQNASLEIAWCRVVWETDSIAGTKIVPFFTEGFEGLDINDAKDWWYAEYLLQQGEGVLPSLSL
- the dprA gene encoding DNA-protecting protein DprA, with the translated sequence MSQERIYWLAWSQIPGINSNVLEKFLEYYGTLQEAWLADVAELKAIAPLRSNVVEAIAGTRSQLNPEKFLQEHLRQNPHFWTPADPDYPRLLLETPGIPPVIYYRGEVNPEENQGIVPVMAIVGTRKATEHGCRWARQLSSYLAQYGFTIVGGMAKGIETLAHEACLAVKGRTIAVLATGVDVIYPQQQQLIYQQILSHGGLILSEYPAGSNPDSNRFRARNRLIAALSRGVLVIEAPEQSGCLITARHANEFGRDVYVLPNSPEVPQARGCLRLLNQGANLILSAEELLLQLGSVPQVDPLPQSRPDLTPDLAQVFQVVQTEPTSFEAIVTGSNLPSGLVAGALLELELLGLVSQLPGMMYKKSAT
- a CDS encoding DUF3883 domain-containing protein codes for the protein MIYKPQYQTVQNLAQLKPELIIRGSLFPEPVSIITVVEIGDNNCKLIVQGLDTNKVYQPIVTTAQIEELQIELDTEPFDGDSRLFRLGVEAMRWSLAHEYDPYFSLAMSRVDPLPHQLEAVYEYFIKLPRIRFLLADDPGAGKTIMAGLLLKELKIRGLVRRVLILSPANLTFQWQREMKDKFRENFEIIRGDILRANYGQNPWQDKNQVVTSISWVSVIKDAKESLLRSHWDLIIVDEAHKMSANPKDKTLAYQLGEKLSEITDHYLLMTATPHKGDPKNFCLFLELLDRDVYGDIKSLEEAMSRNEAPFYLRRTKEALMTFPDSETGEVKKLFTNRRVETIAFQIDSEEGMLYRELTDYVEDQSIKALQEDSIKGRVLGFTMAMLQRRFASSIYAVRCSLERMKNKREKILADPQAYRKEQIAKKIPDDFDEMTEIEQEKILGDLENIVASINPQDLRYEIRQLQELIHSALELEKREIESKLVKLKEVITQEGIFQDTKMKLLIFTEHKDTLDYLVGKLREWGLMVTQIHGGMKIGDRDTPGTRIYAEKEFREDCQILVATEAAGEGINLQFCWLMINYDIPWNPIRLEQRMGRIHRYGQEKDCLIFNFVANNTREGRVLDKLLERIKNIEADLDPEKTGKVFNVLGDIFPSNQLEKMLREMYVRNLTEQAIVERIVKSVDIEQFRRITSSALEGLAKRDCNLIKQLDKHIEMKERKLAPESIEEFFLAAAPLVGIFPKQIGKDSHIFRIGKLPRSLWSIGDKLESRFGKLGREYKEVVFNRDLLKDNPTLEWVTPGHPLFETVREAIEAKSQDNLRAGAIFYDLYRCQPVMLDIFSGSINDGRGNVIHKRLFITESDLQGNITLRQPTIFLDLIPTDDQKIEPLDTSNLPAKQQLEQKLITEALQPLLAEVKAEKLQEINTITRHIEISLNTIIDRENHKLVELLEKKESNSTEVGLDGRIKQADDRLSELNHRLESRLQELQQEQTCTIADIRHYGRAWVLPHPDRHSPPLAQMVSNEEIERIAIEEVIKYEESRGWRVESVETENSGFDLKSRLPHPEDAQTAKDMVRYIEVKGRATQGDIALTTNEYKTAQRLKDDYWLYVVFNCATNPQIHCINNPAQLDWKAIAKVEHYQIDYQEISRV